The proteins below are encoded in one region of Oreochromis niloticus isolate F11D_XX linkage group LG6, O_niloticus_UMD_NMBU, whole genome shotgun sequence:
- the LOC102078842 gene encoding CD209 antigen-like protein A isoform X1, giving the protein MDCENGADTSTRKRKLCRLVVLSFALLCILQATLNISLRLAFYSSDTTTTPDCEAIIKNLTKQQDMKMNELACYIQQGWLYFNHSLYYVSSTTNTWNDSREDCLQRAADLVIINSREEQNFIREFKKRTWIGLTDAEEEQTWKWVDGTTLTISFWDTDEPNGAGGDEDCGEIYFPETENSWNDESCDTKNVWICGKKKCRDNLTHRKIIR; this is encoded by the exons ATGGATTGTGAAAATGGAGCTGATACTTCGACCAGAA aaagaaaactctGCAGACTGGTTGTTTTGAGCTTTGCACTTCTGTGTATTCTTCAAGCTACACTCAACATTTCACTGCGACTGGCTTTTT ACAGTTCtgatacaacaacaacaccagaTTGTGAGGCCATTATTAAAAACTTGACTAAACAACAAgacatgaaaatgaatgaattag CTTGCTATATCCAACAAGGATGGTTATACTTCAACCACAGTTTATATTACGTTTCATCTACTACAAACACCTGGAATGACAGCAGAGAGGACTGTCTGCAGAGAGCGGCAGACCTGGTGATTATCAACAGCAGAGAGGAACAG AACTTCATAAGAGAGTTTAAAAAACGGACATGGATTGGACTGACTGACGCAGAAGAAGAACAGACATGGAAATGGGTGGATGGGACTACACTTACCATCAG TTTCTGGGACACTGACGAGCCCAACGGTGCTGGTGGAGATGAAGATTGTGGAGAAATCTATTTCCCTGAAACAGAAAACTCCTGGAATGATGAATCTTGTGACACAAAAAATGTCTggatttgtggaaaaaaaaaatgtagagaTAATTTAACCCACCGGAAAATAATAAGATAG
- the LOC102078842 gene encoding CD209 antigen-like protein A isoform X2, which yields MDCENGADTSTRNSSDTTTTPDCEAIIKNLTKQQDMKMNELACYIQQGWLYFNHSLYYVSSTTNTWNDSREDCLQRAADLVIINSREEQNFIREFKKRTWIGLTDAEEEQTWKWVDGTTLTISFWDTDEPNGAGGDEDCGEIYFPETENSWNDESCDTKNVWICGKKKCRDNLTHRKIIR from the exons ATGGATTGTGAAAATGGAGCTGATACTTCGACCAGAA ACAGTTCtgatacaacaacaacaccagaTTGTGAGGCCATTATTAAAAACTTGACTAAACAACAAgacatgaaaatgaatgaattag CTTGCTATATCCAACAAGGATGGTTATACTTCAACCACAGTTTATATTACGTTTCATCTACTACAAACACCTGGAATGACAGCAGAGAGGACTGTCTGCAGAGAGCGGCAGACCTGGTGATTATCAACAGCAGAGAGGAACAG AACTTCATAAGAGAGTTTAAAAAACGGACATGGATTGGACTGACTGACGCAGAAGAAGAACAGACATGGAAATGGGTGGATGGGACTACACTTACCATCAG TTTCTGGGACACTGACGAGCCCAACGGTGCTGGTGGAGATGAAGATTGTGGAGAAATCTATTTCCCTGAAACAGAAAACTCCTGGAATGATGAATCTTGTGACACAAAAAATGTCTggatttgtggaaaaaaaaaatgtagagaTAATTTAACCCACCGGAAAATAATAAGATAG